In Pseudomonas flavescens, the sequence CGTACTGGCCTCGTTGTGGCTGCAGATTCGCCTCGGCGATGAGTGGGGCGCGGTGCATACCGGGGCAGCCCAGGCCGGTACGGCCAGCGCCATCGGCGAAGTGTTCATCGCCACCGCGGTTTTGATCCTGCTTGCGCTGCCGTTCGCCTGGCGCTTTCCGCATTCCCCTTCCAACGACCCGGTCGAGCAAGGCTCGGCCCTGTCCGAACACCGTTCATGAGGTGTCTATCCATGTCTTCCTTTTCTCCACTTCGTTTGCCCGAACTCATCGCCCATGCCCACGGCTGGCTGACTCCAGCGGACCCTCAGCGCTACCGCCAGGTGTCGCAACGGGTGATCGGGCAACTGCTGCAAACCCTGCTCTTCGAAGATGTCCTGAGCTATCGCTGCGAGCCACTCGCAGACGGCCGCCAGCGCTTCATCGTCGAAGGGCGCGATGAGCAGGCGCAGGCCGTGGTCGAGTACCGCTGCCTGGGGCTGCTCAGCGACAGTTTCGCCATCATCCGCCTGGATCCGGCCACCCTGCAGCGTGTCGATGCCCAGGGCCAGACCAGCCAGCCGGATCTGCACCAGGCGCTGGCGGAACTGCTTGGCGCCCTGGCCGACGGCCCGCACATGCCACGCTTCATTCAGGAACTGGAGCAGACGCTGCTCAAGGATCTGCAGTCGCGCACCCAGAGCTACCGGCCCGCCGCAGCGCCGCACACCCTGGATGCCGATACCCTGGAGCGGCATTTCATGGATGCCCACAGCTACCACCCTTGCTACAAGTCGCGCATCGGCTTTTCCCTGGACGACAACCGTCGTTACGGCCCCGAGTTCGGCCAGCCGCTGGCCGTGGTCTGGCTGGGTATCGCCCGGCAGCTGGGTTCCGCCAATGGCTCGCGGGGTGTGGATCTGCAGGCGTTCCTGACGGATGCATTCGGTCAGCAGCGCTGGGCCGAGATCGACCGCGCATTGGCCGAGCAGGGCCGCTCTCTGGACGATTACTGGCCGATCCCCGTGCACCCCTGGCAGTGGGAGCAGGTCATCGTGCCGACCTTCCAGGCCGAGCTGGCGAGTGGCGAGCTGCTTTACCTCGGCACCTCGGCGGCCGATTACCGGGCTCAGCAGTCGATCCGCACGCTGGCCAACGTCGAGGAGCCCACCAAGCCCTACGTGAAGCTCGCGCTGAGCATGACCAATACCTCCAGCACGCGCATTCTGGCGCGGCACACGGTGATGAACGGGCCGATCATCAACGACTGGCTGCAACAGCTGATCGCCACCGACGCCACGGCCCGGGAACTGGGTTTCGTGGTGCTTGGCGAGGTCGCCGGGGTGAGTTTCGACTACGCCCAACTGCCGACCATCCGGCAAAGCCAGGCCTACGGGACCCTCGGTGCGATCTGGCGGGAGAACCTCAATACGTACCTGAAACCGGGCGAGCAGGGAGTGCCTTTCAATGGCCTCAGCCATGTCGAGAACCGCTACGACGAAGGTGACCAGCAGCCCTTCATCGATGCCTGGATCGCCCGCCATGGCCTGCACGCCTGGGTGCAGCAACTGCTGCGGGTCAGCGTGGCGCCCATCGTGCACATGCTCTATGCCGAAGGCATCGGCATGGAGTCCCACGGCCAGAACATCGTGTTGATCCACCGTGACGGCTGGCCAGAGCGTATCGCCCTCAAGGACTTCCATGACGGCGTGCGCTACTCGCCTGCGCACCTGGCCCGCCCGCACCTGGCGCCGCACCTGGTGCCGCTGCCCGAGAGTCACGCGCGGCTGAACCGCAACTCGTTCATCCTCACCGAGGATGTCGATGCGGTGCGGGATTTTTCCTGCGATGCGTTCTTCTTCATCTGCCTGGCCGAGCTGGCGATCTTCCTGCGTCAGCACTATGGGCTGGAAGAGGGCGAGTTCTGGCGCATGACCGCCGTCGTGGTGCTCGACTACCAGCGCGAGCACCCGCAACACGCAGCGCGTTTCGCGGTGTTCGACGTGTTCGCCGCCGAGTACGAAGTGGAGGAACTGACCAAGCGCCGGCTGCTCGGTGACGGTGAGCGACGCTTCAAGCGGGTGCCCAATCCACTGCACATCCATGGGCCACGCACATGCTGAGAACCAATCGACTCAAGGCGCAACTGGCCGCGGGCGAGGGGACCCGTGGCCTGATCGCGTCGATTCCCTCGCCGGCATCCATCGAGCTGATCGCCGAAGCCGGCTACGACTTCGTGATCATCGATCTGGAGCATGTGCTGATCAACCCGGAAACCGTCGAGCACATGATCCGCACCGCCGAGAGCTATGGGCTCACGCCCCTGGTGCGGGTGCCGGACTTCGACCGCAAACGCATGCTGCGGCTGCTCGACGGCGGCGCCCAGGGCATCGTTCTGCCCCAGGTGGAACGGCCGGAAGACCTGAGCGCGGCGATCCGCGCCTGCAAGTACCACCCGCTGGGCGAGCGCAGCCTGAATGCCGGTCGTCCCGGTGCCTTCGGCAAGGCCAGCCTGGCCGAGTACGTCACCCAGGCCAACGGCCAGATCATGGTCGTGGCCATGATCGAGAGCGTCGAGGGCGTGCGGCGTGCCGCCGAGCTGGCCGCAGTGCCGGGGCTGGACATGATCCTCGAAGGCGCTGCCGATCTTTCCCAGTCGTTCGGCACGCCCTGGCGTATCGACCAGCCCGCCGTGCAGGAAGCGCTGATCGATACCTGGCGCGCTGCCCAGGCTGCCGGCATCCCGTACTGCGCCATACCACGCCAGCCCGATGACCACCTGCGGTGGCTCGAACGCGGCGTCAATACCTTCGTGCTGG encodes:
- a CDS encoding IucA/IucC family protein → MSSFSPLRLPELIAHAHGWLTPADPQRYRQVSQRVIGQLLQTLLFEDVLSYRCEPLADGRQRFIVEGRDEQAQAVVEYRCLGLLSDSFAIIRLDPATLQRVDAQGQTSQPDLHQALAELLGALADGPHMPRFIQELEQTLLKDLQSRTQSYRPAAAPHTLDADTLERHFMDAHSYHPCYKSRIGFSLDDNRRYGPEFGQPLAVVWLGIARQLGSANGSRGVDLQAFLTDAFGQQRWAEIDRALAEQGRSLDDYWPIPVHPWQWEQVIVPTFQAELASGELLYLGTSAADYRAQQSIRTLANVEEPTKPYVKLALSMTNTSSTRILARHTVMNGPIINDWLQQLIATDATARELGFVVLGEVAGVSFDYAQLPTIRQSQAYGTLGAIWRENLNTYLKPGEQGVPFNGLSHVENRYDEGDQQPFIDAWIARHGLHAWVQQLLRVSVAPIVHMLYAEGIGMESHGQNIVLIHRDGWPERIALKDFHDGVRYSPAHLARPHLAPHLVPLPESHARLNRNSFILTEDVDAVRDFSCDAFFFICLAELAIFLRQHYGLEEGEFWRMTAVVVLDYQREHPQHAARFAVFDVFAAEYEVEELTKRRLLGDGERRFKRVPNPLHIHGPRTC
- a CDS encoding HpcH/HpaI aldolase family protein, with translation MLRTNRLKAQLAAGEGTRGLIASIPSPASIELIAEAGYDFVIIDLEHVLINPETVEHMIRTAESYGLTPLVRVPDFDRKRMLRLLDGGAQGIVLPQVERPEDLSAAIRACKYHPLGERSLNAGRPGAFGKASLAEYVTQANGQIMVVAMIESVEGVRRAAELAAVPGLDMILEGAADLSQSFGTPWRIDQPAVQEALIDTWRAAQAAGIPYCAIPRQPDDHLRWLERGVNTFVLGDERGIAFRALQARLAATSTRGN